Proteins found in one Actinomycetota bacterium genomic segment:
- a CDS encoding pilus assembly protein, which produces MKIINLKSERGSTLIEFTLTILIFLIIFAAIVQFGYILFANNIVETASFEGARAGSITPDPADAESVASNAVDDYIVKVLPGWSSGNMKKDISITGLSPEDTITVSVSYDVPIMFGKALFPYSGGYFTVGGESTMTLTEKP; this is translated from the coding sequence ATGAAAATAATAAATTTAAAAAGTGAAAGAGGCTCAACTCTAATTGAGTTCACCCTGACAATATTAATATTTTTAATAATATTTGCTGCAATAGTTCAGTTTGGTTATATATTATTTGCAAATAATATTGTTGAAACAGCATCCTTTGAGGGTGCAAGAGCAGGCTCCATTACACCAGATCCAGCTGATGCTGAGAGTGTTGCATCAAATGCTGTTGATGATTATATTGTAAAAGTACTTCCTGGTTGGAGTAGTGGTAATATGAAAAAAGACATATCGATAACAGGTCTTAGCCCGGAGGATACTATAACTGTAAGCGTTTCTTATGATGTACCAATAATGTTTGGTAAAGCTTTGTTCCCTTATAGCGGTGGCTATTTTACTGTCGGAGGGGAATCAACTATGACACTTACTGAAAAACCTTAA